A DNA window from Amycolatopsis sp. DSM 110486 contains the following coding sequences:
- a CDS encoding acyl-CoA dehydrogenase family protein, whose product MPLQIQKSSWSTTELEDLRELARSFLQKELVPHQERWAAEKKLDREVWTKAGEVGLLCLSIPEEYGGGGGTFAHEAVLYEEQARSGDNAWGVTVHNGIVAHYLLSYASEERKREWLPKLASGEFVGAIAMTEPGTGSDLQSIKTRAVRDGDHYVINGAKTFITNGFHSDLVVVACKTDPDAGAQGVSLIVVETDTPGFRRGRVLDKVGLKGQDTAELFFDDVRVPVANLLGDAEGQGFVQLMLQLPQERLIIAVTAVAGLEAAVNLTIDYTKERTAFGRPIFGFQNTKFKLAEAATEAAVSRAFLDQCIERHLKGELDVQGAAMAKLWTTERVNKVVDECVQLFGGYGYMTEYPIARAWADVRISRIFGGTSEIMKEIISRTL is encoded by the coding sequence GTGCCGTTGCAGATCCAGAAGAGCTCGTGGAGCACCACCGAACTCGAAGACCTCAGGGAGCTCGCCCGGTCGTTCCTGCAGAAGGAGCTCGTGCCGCACCAGGAGCGATGGGCGGCGGAGAAGAAGCTCGACCGCGAGGTTTGGACGAAGGCCGGTGAAGTCGGCCTGCTGTGCCTGTCGATCCCCGAGGAGTACGGCGGTGGCGGCGGCACGTTCGCCCACGAGGCAGTGCTGTATGAGGAGCAGGCCCGTTCCGGGGACAACGCGTGGGGCGTGACCGTCCACAACGGAATCGTGGCGCACTACCTGCTGTCGTACGCGTCGGAGGAACGCAAGCGTGAGTGGCTGCCGAAGCTCGCCAGCGGCGAGTTCGTGGGCGCCATCGCGATGACCGAGCCGGGCACGGGTTCGGACCTGCAGAGCATCAAGACCCGCGCGGTGCGCGACGGCGACCACTACGTGATCAACGGCGCGAAGACGTTCATCACCAACGGTTTCCACTCCGACCTCGTGGTGGTCGCGTGCAAGACCGACCCGGACGCGGGCGCGCAGGGCGTGTCGCTGATCGTGGTCGAGACGGACACGCCGGGCTTCCGCCGCGGCCGCGTGCTCGACAAGGTGGGCCTCAAGGGGCAGGACACCGCGGAGCTGTTCTTCGACGACGTGCGCGTGCCCGTCGCCAACCTGCTCGGCGACGCCGAGGGCCAGGGCTTCGTCCAGCTGATGCTGCAGCTGCCGCAGGAGCGGCTCATCATCGCCGTGACCGCGGTGGCCGGGCTCGAGGCGGCCGTGAACCTCACGATCGACTACACCAAGGAGCGCACGGCGTTCGGCCGGCCGATCTTCGGCTTCCAGAACACCAAGTTCAAGCTCGCCGAGGCCGCGACGGAGGCGGCGGTGTCGCGCGCGTTCCTCGACCAGTGCATCGAACGCCACCTCAAGGGCGAGCTCGACGTGCAGGGCGCGGCGATGGCGAAGCTGTGGACGACCGAGCGCGTGAACAAGGTCGTCGACGAGTGCGTGCAGCTGTTCGGCGGCTACGGCTACATGACCGAATACCCGATCGCGCGCGCCTGGGCCGACGTCCGGATTTCGCGGATCTTCGGCGGCACCAGCGAGATCATGAAGGAGATCATCTCCCGCACGCTCTGA
- a CDS encoding CaiB/BaiF CoA-transferase family protein, whose amino-acid sequence MKAGPLGGLKVVELAGLAPAPFACMILADLGADVVRVDRATPGADVLGIPNDPLARGRRSIGVNTKTPEGIEVVLKLAEQADVLIEGFRPGVAERMGLGPSVVHARNPRLVYGRMTGWGQDGPLAQAAGHDINYVGIAGALDPIGRAGERPVPPLNLVGDFGGGGLMLAMGVLAALHERTSSGRGQVVDASMVEGAALLTTSLHGLRAAGAWSGDRGENLLDGGAPFYDTYETADGKYVAIGAIEMRFWGDLVQVLGLADPPPHLDKTQWPKLRELIADAVGKHTRDDLVARAEGTDACLTPVLSPWEAWAHPQNAARGTFVDIGGTVQPAPAPRFDRTPPSTPHAPRQAGTDTADVLADLGLAAADLAALRTAGAIA is encoded by the coding sequence GTGAAAGCCGGACCACTGGGCGGGCTGAAGGTGGTGGAGCTGGCCGGGCTCGCGCCCGCGCCGTTCGCCTGCATGATCCTCGCCGACCTCGGCGCCGACGTCGTGCGTGTGGACCGCGCGACGCCGGGCGCCGACGTGCTCGGCATCCCGAACGACCCGCTGGCGCGCGGCCGGCGCTCGATCGGCGTGAACACCAAGACGCCCGAGGGCATCGAGGTGGTGCTCAAGCTTGCCGAGCAGGCCGACGTGCTGATCGAGGGCTTCCGCCCCGGCGTCGCGGAACGCATGGGGCTCGGGCCTTCGGTGGTCCACGCGCGCAACCCGCGGCTCGTCTACGGGCGCATGACGGGCTGGGGCCAGGACGGCCCGCTCGCGCAGGCGGCCGGGCACGACATCAACTACGTCGGCATCGCCGGCGCGCTCGACCCCATCGGGCGCGCCGGCGAACGGCCGGTGCCGCCGCTCAACCTCGTCGGCGACTTCGGCGGCGGTGGGCTGATGCTCGCGATGGGCGTGCTCGCGGCGCTGCACGAGCGGACGTCCTCGGGACGCGGCCAGGTCGTCGACGCGTCCATGGTCGAGGGCGCGGCCCTGCTCACCACGAGCTTGCACGGCCTGCGCGCCGCCGGCGCGTGGTCCGGCGACCGCGGCGAGAACCTCCTCGACGGCGGCGCCCCGTTCTACGACACCTACGAGACCGCCGACGGCAAGTACGTCGCCATCGGCGCCATCGAGATGCGCTTCTGGGGCGACCTCGTGCAGGTGCTCGGCCTGGCGGACCCGCCGCCGCACCTGGACAAGACGCAGTGGCCGAAGCTGCGGGAGCTCATCGCCGACGCCGTCGGCAAGCACACGCGCGACGACCTCGTCGCCCGCGCCGAAGGCACCGACGCCTGCCTGACGCCGGTGCTCTCGCCGTGGGAAGCGTGGGCCCACCCGCAGAACGCGGCGCGCGGCACCTTCGTCGACATCGGCGGCACCGTCCAGCCCGCCCCGGCGCCGCGCTTCGACCGCACGCCGCCTTCGACGCCCCACGCGCCCCGCCAAGCGGGCACGGACACGGCGGACGTGCTGGCGGACCTCGGCCTCGCCGCCGCCGACTTGGCCGCCCTCCGCACGGCGGGCGCCATCGCCTGA
- a CDS encoding GNAT family N-acetyltransferase, whose protein sequence is MDDVVLRPVRESDLDLLEALINDPAAAGEFQWFGWHDAGYLHRRWRDNAVLTTEGGLLVPTLGGAVLGLLSWHRSRSGPSSYCWNMGLVLRPEARGHGHGTEAQRLLVRYLFAHTQFNRVEASTDVDNRAEQRSLEKAGFTREGVLRGYGFRDGAWRDSVVYSVIRSDLEPR, encoded by the coding sequence ATGGACGACGTGGTGCTCCGCCCGGTGCGCGAATCCGATCTCGACCTCCTGGAGGCGCTGATCAACGACCCGGCCGCCGCGGGCGAGTTCCAGTGGTTCGGCTGGCACGACGCCGGCTACCTCCACCGCCGCTGGCGCGACAACGCCGTCCTCACCACCGAGGGCGGCCTCCTCGTCCCGACACTCGGCGGCGCCGTGCTCGGGCTCCTGTCGTGGCACCGCTCCCGCTCGGGGCCCAGTTCGTACTGCTGGAACATGGGCCTCGTGCTGCGCCCGGAAGCCCGCGGCCACGGCCACGGCACCGAGGCGCAGCGCCTGCTGGTGCGCTACCTGTTCGCGCACACGCAGTTCAACCGCGTCGAGGCCAGCACCGACGTGGACAACCGCGCCGAGCAACGCTCGCTGGAGAAGGCCGGCTTCACCCGCGAGGGCGTCCTGCGCGGCTACGGCTTCCGCGACGGAGCCTGGCGCGACAGCGTCGTCTACTCGGTGATCCGCTCGGACCTCGAACCGCGCTGA